In Nocardioides sp. JS614, the sequence TCACGCTCGAGCGGGTGGCGGCCAACCGGCCGGAGCGGAGCATGGTGCTCTCCGGGCTGCGCGGGGTCGGCAAGACCGTGCTGCTCAACGCCCTGCGCGGCCAGGCGGTACGCCGGGCCTGGGGCACCGGCAAGATCGAGGCACGACCCGACCAGAGCGTCCGGCTGCCGGTCGCGCAGGCGGTGCACGCCGCGGTCCGCGAGGTCGCGCACCGGCACCGCGACCCGGACCGGGTCGATGCGGTCGCCGGTGTCCTGAAGAGCTTCGCGCTGCGCACCGGCGTCGACGAGCGCCGGGCCGCGGCGCGGGCCGGGGCCCGCTGGACCCCGCCGGTCGACGTACCCGCGACCCGGGGCCGCGCCGACTCCGGCGACCTCGAGCTCGACCTGGTCGAGCTGTTCACCGACGTCGCGACCCTGGCCGGCGACCTCGGCGTCGGCGTCGCCCTGTTCGTCGACGAGATGCAGGACGTCGCGCCGCCCGAGCTCGCGGCCGTGTGCGGCGCCTGCCACGAGATCAGCCAGCAGGGCGCCCCGCTGATCGTCGTCGGCGCCGGGCTGCCGCACCTGCCGGTCGCGCTGGCCGCGTCGAAGTCGTACGCCGAACGCCTGTTCCGCTACGTCTCGGTCGACCGGCTGCCCCGCCCGATGGCCGACCGCGCCTGGCGGGTCCCGGCCGGCAGCGAGGGCGTCACGTTCGAGGAGGCGGCCCTCGACGAGCTGTACCGGCTCACCGACGGCTACCCGTACTTCGTGCAGGCCTACGGCAAGGTCACCTGGGACGCCGCCGTCGGCTCCCCGATCCGGGTCGCCGACGTGCAGGCCGCAGCGCCCGAGGCCGAGGCGGAGCTGGCCGTCGGCTTCTTCGGCGCCCGCTACGACCGGGCGACCCCCGCCGAGCGGGACTACATGACCGCGATGGCCGACCTCGGCGCCGAGCACGGGGACGCCGCGGTCGCCACTGCCGACATCGCCCGGCACCTCGCCCGCAAGCCGCAGTCGCTCTCGCCCGCCCGTGACGGGCTGATCAAGAAGGGCCTGGTCTACTCCGCCGAGCGGGGGAGCGTCGCCTTCACGGTGCCGCACTTCGGCAAGTTCCTGCGCTCGCGCTGACCGCCGGTGTTCGGGTCGTGTGCCTGAGGACGCGCCATGGCGCGTCCTCAGGCACACGACCCACCCCGCGCCGCCCGACCGCTGTCGCGAACAGCCCCTCTCCTGAGACGATCGGGCCGTGGACCTCGTCCAGATCGCGCAACGGGCCGACGACCTCGAGCGGGCGACCGCGTTCTACACACTGCTGCTCGGCAGCCCGCCGGTCGCGACCTACGAACCGCCGGGGCTGGTGTTCTTCGACCTCGGTGGCGTGCGGCTGCTGATCGAGCACGGCGCGCCGAGCGCCACGGTGTACCTGCGCGTCGAGGACATCGACGCCGCCGTGGCGCAGGCCCGGGAGGCCGGGACCGAGGTCGCCTCCGAGCCGCACGTCATCTTCGCCCACGCCGACGACACCCTCGGCCCGCGGGGCACCGATGAGTGGCAGGCGTTCATCCGCGACTCCGAGGGCAACCTCGTGGGTCTGGTCGAGCACCGGCCCCGGTGAGGCCCCAGGTCGTCGCCCACCGCGGCGCCAGCTACGAGAACGCCGAGCACACCCTCGGCGCCTACATCGCCGCCCTCGACGCCGGCGCCGACGCCGTCGAGTGCGACGTCCGGCTGACCGCG encodes:
- a CDS encoding ATP-binding protein gives rise to the protein MDPIRNPYAPGAGQRPPELAGRDRELEQFEVTLERVAANRPERSMVLSGLRGVGKTVLLNALRGQAVRRAWGTGKIEARPDQSVRLPVAQAVHAAVREVAHRHRDPDRVDAVAGVLKSFALRTGVDERRAAARAGARWTPPVDVPATRGRADSGDLELDLVELFTDVATLAGDLGVGVALFVDEMQDVAPPELAAVCGACHEISQQGAPLIVVGAGLPHLPVALAASKSYAERLFRYVSVDRLPRPMADRAWRVPAGSEGVTFEEAALDELYRLTDGYPYFVQAYGKVTWDAAVGSPIRVADVQAAAPEAEAELAVGFFGARYDRATPAERDYMTAMADLGAEHGDAAVATADIARHLARKPQSLSPARDGLIKKGLVYSAERGSVAFTVPHFGKFLRSR
- a CDS encoding VOC family protein, with the translated sequence MDLVQIAQRADDLERATAFYTLLLGSPPVATYEPPGLVFFDLGGVRLLIEHGAPSATVYLRVEDIDAAVAQAREAGTEVASEPHVIFAHADDTLGPRGTDEWQAFIRDSEGNLVGLVEHRPR